ATCTTTTTCACAAAGCTCCAAGATCCATTTTGGACAAAGGAAATTGGACTTCTCCTTTCGGAGGACTTACATGGAACTTGGTGCTGGGAGACTTTGCGGAAACGTTTCGCGAAGAGCAAACACCGGATCTGATCTTCTATGATCCATTCTCTTTTAAAACGGATTCTAAACTCTGGGAACCGGAATTCCTCAAAGAACTCTTTACATTTTTTCAAAACGATTCTAAGAATACGATGCTCGTCACGTATTCGGCCTCTACCGCGGTTCGTTCTTCTCTTCTTTACGCAGGCTTTTGGGTTGGAAGGGGAAAAGGAACCGGACCGAAATCCGAAACCACGGTTGCTTATACAAAACGCCCCCAGAACCCGGATGAGTTTTCACAACTTCTCGGCGCGGAATGGTTGGGAAGAAGGGAACGAAGTCACGCTCGTTATCGAATCGAATGGAACGAGGAAGAAAATAAAATCTGGGAAGAGTCGATTCTTTCTCATTCCCAATTTCAAATTTAGCCTCATTCGTTTTTCGAGAATGGTTGCAAAATTCGCTTTCGATTGTATAAAACTTTCATTTTGAATCATTCTAAAAGGTAATCCAAAACTCTCTGATTCTACGTTGCGGGCCGAAGCCGTTTTAAAACTAGCTTGTCCGAGTCGGTTCCACTTTTTTTTAAACCAATCTCATTCATAAGCATATTTTAATTTATTACGAATGTGTAGTATACATAAATTCCTGCTTCACGATTCCGATCACAAATTCAAATACTTCGATTTTTCTAAAATCTTCTTTCAATCGTTTTTTCAGCATTAGATCCGAATCAGGGATTCACAATTCTTAAACATAAAGAGAGTTTGACACGGATAATTAGGGTTTAATGGAATTATTACATATTTAAGAAATAATTAGTTGATATTGAAATCGGTTCACCTATAATTCATCACACTCTAAAATCGAATATTTTTGGGCAATAGTAGAATATTCTTATGCAATAAGATAATGACAAATGCAAATATTTCAGAAATCGAAATCAATCTCTTGTTGGAGGCAATCTATCAAAAATACGGTTACGATTTTCGACAATACTCGGAAGCGCATATCAAACGGCGAATAACGAGTCGACTGGCGATTTCCGGATTGAAAACGATATCCGAAATGCAGTTTCAAATTTTACACAGCGAACAATTCGCATATGCATTATTGCAGGATTTGTCAATTACGGTCACCGAAATGTTCCGTGATCCCGAGTTCTATAAATCGTTAAGGGAGAACGTGATACCGATTTTAAAAACGTATCCCTTTATAAAAATCTGGCACGCGGGATGTTCTTCGGGAGAAGAGGCGTATTCGATGGCCATTCTTCTAAGAGAGGAAGGTCTTTATGAACGTTCCATGATTTACGCAACCGATTTCAATCAAAAGGTTTTAGATAAGGCAAAGGCCGGAGTGTTTCAAAACGATCTAATCAAGGATTATACGACTAACTATCAAATGTCGGGTGGCACGGAGTCCTTTTCCGATTATTATACTTCGAACTATAACATGTTTATCATGGACCAATCCTTAAAAAAGAATATAGTCTGGGCCAATCACAATATGGTGACCGACAACGTTTTTGCGGAGGTTCATGTGATCTTCTGTCGAAATGTGTTGATCTATTTTAAAAAAAATCTTCAAGAAAACATACATCTGCTTTTTTATAAAAGTTTGGTAAACGGAGGTATTCTTTGTCTTGGATCAAAGGAAGGATTGTATTTTACGGATTTAAAAAATAAGTACGATGAGCTGGATAAGAAACAAAGAATATTTAAAAAGAAGTATTGAGTAGGTTTGTT
This is a stretch of genomic DNA from Leptospira tipperaryensis. It encodes these proteins:
- a CDS encoding CheR family methyltransferase, whose translation is MTNANISEIEINLLLEAIYQKYGYDFRQYSEAHIKRRITSRLAISGLKTISEMQFQILHSEQFAYALLQDLSITVTEMFRDPEFYKSLRENVIPILKTYPFIKIWHAGCSSGEEAYSMAILLREEGLYERSMIYATDFNQKVLDKAKAGVFQNDLIKDYTTNYQMSGGTESFSDYYTSNYNMFIMDQSLKKNIVWANHNMVTDNVFAEVHVIFCRNVLIYFKKNLQENIHLLFYKSLVNGGILCLGSKEGLYFTDLKNKYDELDKKQRIFKKKY